A genomic window from Engraulis encrasicolus isolate BLACKSEA-1 chromosome 14, IST_EnEncr_1.0, whole genome shotgun sequence includes:
- the LOC134462200 gene encoding solute carrier family 2, facilitated glucose transporter member 1-like isoform X2: protein MDSGGKQQVTAQLLLAVGTAVIGSLQFGYNTGVINAPQKIIENFYNETWFDRYQEQITKTSLITLWSISVSMFSVGGIFGSFSVGVFVNRFGRKNSMLMANSLAFISAALMGFSKMAGSWEMLMIGRFVIGLYSGMSTGFVPMYVGEVSPTALRGALGTLHQLGIVTGILIAQVFGMESIMGNRDLWPLLLGFTFIPAVFQCCLFPFCPESPRFLLINRNEENKAKAALKKLRGTSDVSADMQEMKEESRQMMREKKVTIPELFRSPTYRQPMIIAIMLQLSQQLSGINAVFYYSTSIFEKAKVAQPVYATIGAGVVNTAFTVVSLFVVERAGRRSLHLLGLIGMAASAVLLTIAMALQAQLEWMSYLSIVAIFGFVAFFEIGPGPIPWFIVAELFSQGPRPAAMSVAGFCNWTANFIVGMGFQYVEEVTGPYVFVIFTVLLIFFFIFTYFKVPETKGRTFDEIAAGFRQSSATGAEKHPEELNSLGADSQL from the exons ATCATTGAGAACTTCTACAATGAGACCTGGTTCGACCGGTATCAGGAACAGATCACCAAAACCAGCCTCATCACGCTATGGTCCATCTCCGTCTCCATGTTCTCAGTGGGAGGCATCTTTGGCTCCTTCTCCGTGGGAGTTTTCGTCAATCGTTTTGGAAG GAAGAACTCCATGCTGATGGCCAACAGCCTTGCCTTCATCTCCGCCGCTCTCATGGGCTTCTCCAAGATGGCCGGTTCCTGGGAGATGCTGATGATTGGCCGCTTCGTGATTGGCCTGTACTCGGGCATGTCCACGGGGTTCGTGCCCATGTACGTGGGGGAGGTGTCGCCCACCGCCCTGCGAGGAGCCCTGGGTACCCTCCACCAGCTGGGAATCGTCACGGGCATCCTGATTGCACAG GTGTTTGGCATGGAGAGCATCATGGGTAACCGGGACTTGTGGCCTCTGCTGCTCGGCTTCACCTTCATCCCGGCGGTGTTTCAGTGCTGCCTCTTCCCCTTCTGCCCCGAGAGCCCACGCTTCCTCCTCATCAACCGCAACGAGGAGAACAAGGCCAAGGCCG ctctgAAGAAGCTGCGCGGTACGTCGGACGTGAGTGCGGACATgcaggagatgaaggaggagagcaGGCAGATGATGAGGGAGAAGAAGGTGACCATCCCCGAGCTCTTCAGGTCGCCGACCTACCGCCAGCCCATGATCATCGCCATCATGCTGCAGCTCTCACAGCAGCTCTCTGGCATCAACGCC GTGTTCTACTACTCCACCAGTATCTTCGAGAAGGCCAAAGTGGCCCAGCCTGTGTACGCCACCATTGGAGCCGGTGTGGTCAACACAGCCTTCACCGTGGTCTCG TTGTTTGTGGTGGAGCGTGCTGGCAGGCGGTCTCTGCACCTGCTGGGGTTGATAGGCATGGCTGCCTCCGCTGTGCTCTTGACCATCGCTATGGCCCTGCAG gCGCAGCTTGAGTGGATGTCCTACCTCAGCATCGTGGCCATCTTTGGCTTCGTGGCGTTCTTCGAGATCGGACCGGGCCCCATCCCCTGGTTCATCGTGGCCGAGCTCTTCAGCCAGGGGCCCAGGCCCGCCGCCATGTCCGTGGCCGGCTTCTGCAACTGGACGGCCAACTTCATTGTGGGCATGGGCTTCCAATACGTTGAG GAGGTGACGGGGCCGTACGTGTTTGTCATCTTCACCGtgctcctcatcttcttcttcatcttcacctACTTCAAAGTCCCGGAGACCAAAGGCCGGACGTTCGACGAGATCGCGGCAGGTTTCCGCCAGTCGTCCGCCACCGGCGCCGAAAAGCACCCGGAGGAGCTCAACAGTTTGGGGGCAGACTCTCAGCtctga
- the LOC134462200 gene encoding solute carrier family 2, facilitated glucose transporter member 1-like isoform X1: MLCSVSLFLSQQQVTAQLLLAVGTAVIGSLQFGYNTGVINAPQKIIENFYNETWFDRYQEQITKTSLITLWSISVSMFSVGGIFGSFSVGVFVNRFGRKNSMLMANSLAFISAALMGFSKMAGSWEMLMIGRFVIGLYSGMSTGFVPMYVGEVSPTALRGALGTLHQLGIVTGILIAQVFGMESIMGNRDLWPLLLGFTFIPAVFQCCLFPFCPESPRFLLINRNEENKAKAALKKLRGTSDVSADMQEMKEESRQMMREKKVTIPELFRSPTYRQPMIIAIMLQLSQQLSGINAVFYYSTSIFEKAKVAQPVYATIGAGVVNTAFTVVSLFVVERAGRRSLHLLGLIGMAASAVLLTIAMALQAQLEWMSYLSIVAIFGFVAFFEIGPGPIPWFIVAELFSQGPRPAAMSVAGFCNWTANFIVGMGFQYVEEVTGPYVFVIFTVLLIFFFIFTYFKVPETKGRTFDEIAAGFRQSSATGAEKHPEELNSLGADSQL; this comes from the exons ATCATTGAGAACTTCTACAATGAGACCTGGTTCGACCGGTATCAGGAACAGATCACCAAAACCAGCCTCATCACGCTATGGTCCATCTCCGTCTCCATGTTCTCAGTGGGAGGCATCTTTGGCTCCTTCTCCGTGGGAGTTTTCGTCAATCGTTTTGGAAG GAAGAACTCCATGCTGATGGCCAACAGCCTTGCCTTCATCTCCGCCGCTCTCATGGGCTTCTCCAAGATGGCCGGTTCCTGGGAGATGCTGATGATTGGCCGCTTCGTGATTGGCCTGTACTCGGGCATGTCCACGGGGTTCGTGCCCATGTACGTGGGGGAGGTGTCGCCCACCGCCCTGCGAGGAGCCCTGGGTACCCTCCACCAGCTGGGAATCGTCACGGGCATCCTGATTGCACAG GTGTTTGGCATGGAGAGCATCATGGGTAACCGGGACTTGTGGCCTCTGCTGCTCGGCTTCACCTTCATCCCGGCGGTGTTTCAGTGCTGCCTCTTCCCCTTCTGCCCCGAGAGCCCACGCTTCCTCCTCATCAACCGCAACGAGGAGAACAAGGCCAAGGCCG ctctgAAGAAGCTGCGCGGTACGTCGGACGTGAGTGCGGACATgcaggagatgaaggaggagagcaGGCAGATGATGAGGGAGAAGAAGGTGACCATCCCCGAGCTCTTCAGGTCGCCGACCTACCGCCAGCCCATGATCATCGCCATCATGCTGCAGCTCTCACAGCAGCTCTCTGGCATCAACGCC GTGTTCTACTACTCCACCAGTATCTTCGAGAAGGCCAAAGTGGCCCAGCCTGTGTACGCCACCATTGGAGCCGGTGTGGTCAACACAGCCTTCACCGTGGTCTCG TTGTTTGTGGTGGAGCGTGCTGGCAGGCGGTCTCTGCACCTGCTGGGGTTGATAGGCATGGCTGCCTCCGCTGTGCTCTTGACCATCGCTATGGCCCTGCAG gCGCAGCTTGAGTGGATGTCCTACCTCAGCATCGTGGCCATCTTTGGCTTCGTGGCGTTCTTCGAGATCGGACCGGGCCCCATCCCCTGGTTCATCGTGGCCGAGCTCTTCAGCCAGGGGCCCAGGCCCGCCGCCATGTCCGTGGCCGGCTTCTGCAACTGGACGGCCAACTTCATTGTGGGCATGGGCTTCCAATACGTTGAG GAGGTGACGGGGCCGTACGTGTTTGTCATCTTCACCGtgctcctcatcttcttcttcatcttcacctACTTCAAAGTCCCGGAGACCAAAGGCCGGACGTTCGACGAGATCGCGGCAGGTTTCCGCCAGTCGTCCGCCACCGGCGCCGAAAAGCACCCGGAGGAGCTCAACAGTTTGGGGGCAGACTCTCAGCtctga